The DNA window AGCGACGAAAACGTCTTGGCCAAAACCGGCCGCTGTAAGGCGGCCACCTCCGAGGTCCAGCGTGCCGAAAAAGAAGCCGCTGGCCAAGACATTGCCCACGCTGTCTGCTGCGATCCCCCAGCCGGAGGCCCTCGCGCTCACGAAGGCTTTGCTCCACAGGTGGTTGCCGCCGGCACTGAGTTTGGCGACAAAGACGTCTCCGCCGCCGCCACTCAAGAGTCTTCCACCCCCGAAATTCACCGACTTCTCGAACTTTCCGGTAAGCAAGATGTTGCCCGTCAGGTCGGCCGCAATAGCCACCCCCGAGGCGCTCCCGCCGCTACCCCCGAACCGCTTGCTCCATAAGTGGTTTCCGGCCGGATCATATTTGGCGACAAAGATGTCTCTCGTGCCTTCGCTCGAGAGGATGCCGCCCCCGAAGTCCACCGTACCCTCGAAAGAGCCGGTCAACACGACGTTACCCGCAGCATCTACGGCAAGGTCGTTGTTCGCGTCGGGGCCCGGGCCTCCAAAGCGTTTGCTCCAGGGTCCGCTTGCCATTCCCGTACCGCCCATGCCGCCCCCGCCCGGCGTACCGGCCACACCAGCGCTGGTACCCGACATGGCGCCGGTCCCTGCCGGATTCCCGCCGACGCTCACGGAACCTGCGACGGGGTCGCCACCGCCGGCAGCGCTTCCCGAAGCGCCGGCAGCGGCGCTGTTCGACTTGTAGCCGCACCCGGCTAGTGCGAGCAGCGCTGCCATTAGTAAGACCCCTCGCCCCATCGTGCTTGGTAGAATGCCATCACTGCGTGAGCGAAGCAATCTCCGGAGCATCGCGCATCCAGACACCACGGCGGCCGAACTTGACCCGAGGGCTTCATATCGACCGGGAGCGGGCGATTTTCGTGTTGTGCCTTGCATTCGGTCTCACGGCGCCAACGGTCACGCTCGGTCAAGAGCCGTGGAAGCGACGCTGGCTGAATC is part of the Pseudomonadota bacterium genome and encodes:
- a CDS encoding SBBP repeat-containing protein codes for the protein MAALLALAGCGYKSNSAAAGASGSAAGGGDPVAGSVSVGGNPAGTGAMSGTSAGVAGTPGGGGMGGTGMASGPWSKRFGGPGPDANNDLAVDAAGNVVLTGSFEGTVDFGGGILSSEGTRDIFVAKYDPAGNHLWSKRFGGSGGSASGVAIAADLTGNILLTGKFEKSVNFGGGRLLSGGGGDVFVAKLSAGGNHLWSKAFVSARASGWGIAADSVGNVLASGFFFGTLDLGGGRLTAAGFGQDVFVAKFGPDGTHLWSKRFGGTGNDGIRRLAIDLADNILLTGLFHHSIDFGGGYLASAGKNDIFVVKLDPGGAHLWSRRFGSALGDGGWGIAADSAGRVVLSGYFRGAVDFGGGALKSAGDADAFVAQFALDGTHLWSQRFGAAGADNAASIAVDGMGNILLTGYFNGVVALGGTTLASADDHDGFVAKFALDGTHLWSRR